A DNA window from Arachis duranensis cultivar V14167 chromosome 3, aradu.V14167.gnm2.J7QH, whole genome shotgun sequence contains the following coding sequences:
- the LOC107481206 gene encoding uncharacterized protein LOC107481206: YSEKIVKTGSLCCVASRPHGSNAASRDWSVGPHEPYWRTNTSYSPPPSRWDFRFQSEGLSYGLHDGIQLYGSSTSSNGKDSRGWVSGNHLYDLHYSASDGTGAFLSSPSDLSQGPQWTPPAIQEISINDYETPTSRGPSLTQISFTQNEGTSEDPDSVGSTSAQSESSESESTTKSRLLQRNFSKHCSFISKPIYPFSFPDITPAREAFDPAVASSSEFDASNPLRDVQGWSSASSTLDLSEVSELFESETCGRRHIPLDRSRCSLCERLLSHRSPWSTRRIVRSGDMPTTGVLPCCHVFHAECLEQATPKTQKSDPPCPLCVRLLGNGFPRLRPFDEDGPSRPWGCVQGVDSVEGLGHAPPRNTMFLLNRNFSKKNLSLKGNLTK; encoded by the exons TATTCTGAAAAGATAGTTAAGACGGGGTCGCTTTGTTGTGTGGCTTCAAGGCCACATGGATCAAATGCAGCCAGTAGGGACTGGTCTGTGGGCCCACATGAGCCGTACTGGCGGACGAATACAAGCTATTCACCGCCTCCATCTAGGTGGGATTTCAGATTCCAGTCCGAAGGGCTTTCATACGGTTTGCATGATGGTATTCAGCTCTATGGCTCTTCTACGTCATCAAATGGGAAAGACAGTAGGGGGTGGGTTAGCGGCAACCACCTATATGATCTTCATTATTCCGCTTCCGATGGTACCGGGGCTTTCCTTAGTAGTCCATCTGACCTCTCTCAGGGTCCTCAGTGGACACCTCCAGCAATACAGGAAATAAGCATTAATGATTATGAAACTCCAACTAGCAGAG GTCCTTCACTGACCCAGATATCTTTTACACAAAACGAg GGAACTTCTGAAGATCCAGATAGTGTTGGCTCAACCTCAGCCCAGTCAGAGAGTAGTGAGTCTGAATCAACTACTAAATCACGATTGTTACAGAGGAACTTCTCTAAACACTGTTCCTTCATATCCAAACCCATCTATCCTTTCTCGTTTCCTGACATTACTCCTGCTAGGGAAGCTTTTGATCCTGCAGTTGCAAGTTCTTCTGAGTTTGATGCTTCTAATCCACTCAGAGATGTCCAGGGATGGAGTAGTGCTAGCAGTACTCTGGATCTTTCTGAGGTTTCTGAGTTATTTGAATCCGAAACATGTGGTCGCCGGCATATCCCTTTGGATAGATCAAGGTGCAGCTTGTGTGAAAGACTTCTATCACATAGATCACCTTGGAGTACCCGACGCATTGTGAGAAGTGGAGACATGCCTACAACCGGAGTTCTTCCTTGTTGTCACGTGTTTCATGCCGAGTGTTTGGAGCAAGCAACTCCAAAGACGCAGAAAAGTGATCCTCCTTGCCCTCTCTGTGTCCGATTGCTGGGTAATGGTTTTCCAAGGCTTAGACCATTTGATGAGGATGGACCCTCAAGGCCTTGGGGCTGTGTCCAGGGGGTTGATAGTGTTGAAGGGCTTGGGCATGCACCCCCACGAAACACGATGTTCTTACTCAATCGAAATTTCAGTAAAAAGAATCTTTCTTTGAAGGGAAATTTAACCAAGTAG